The Bdellovibrio bacteriovorus W nucleotide sequence CCGCCAAAGAACTTTGCAAAAGCCATTCTCTTTTAGATCTTACCTAAAAGAACAAACGGGCATTCAATATAATTTTTTTGAATCTCTTTCTTCCACTCCTGTTCGCCTCATCGTGAACGGAACTCGAAGTCAGGCTAATTGCAATTTAGGTCTTTCAATGAAAAGTGTCTGCGTGAAGTACTACGACCTTAGTATAGATTCTCTAGGGGCCCTGGAGTATGACAACGCAGTATGGCAATCCATAAGATCCAGACAGCACGTGCTTGAGGCGCAACCGTTCACTCCGCTTGCTGGCCAGTTCTTAACGACGTGCAAACAACTTATTGATCCTGAGGAGCTTCGCGCCGTAGTATAATACTACGATGCAAGCTTCATCTCGTTATAATTATTATGAAATCTTAGAAGTCCCTTCAAATGCTCCACAGCACGAAGTGACTGCGGCCTATGAAAGAGCGCGATTGACCTACTCTGGAGACAATCCCGCTATTTATACTATTTTTTCTGAACATGAAGCCCGAGAACTTTTGCACCTGATTGAAGAAGCTTATCAAGTCTTGGGCAATAAAATCCTGCGCAATATTTATGACCAAAGATTGATGAGCGGGCAAAGTCCTCAGAGTGATCTGAGCTATCAATCTATTTTAGAAGCTAGCAAGTTGGTTTATCCAGAACCGAAGGCAGAAAAAATTCCTGTTGTTTTTAAAAAAGACGACCAATTTGAAAAAGAAATTTCTCAGCAGAAGAACTGGGATGGAAAATTTCTTAAGAAGGTTCGTGAATATAAAAATCTATCCGTAAAACAAATCAGCGAGACAACAAAGATCAATTCGTTCTATGTCACCGCTATTGAAGAGATGGAGCCTAGTAATCTTCCTGCACAAGTATTCGTTCGTGGATACGTCGTTCAGATGGCAAAGTCATTGGGTCTTGATGACAAGACAGTAGCTGATTCTTATATGAAGAACTTTAGGAACCTTGAAAACTAATACTGCTCTATTAAATATTTCTGCCTCTCCAGAGATGATTGGTCAGAGGTTGGATAAAGCTCTTTCTCTCATTCCAGAAATTGGATCACGATCACGCGCATCGATCTTAATCGAAGAAAATAGAATTCTCGTCAATGGTAAACTGGTAAAGTCCTCCTATAGTGTTCAAGCTAATGATATTGTTCAAATCACCATGCCTGAGCCCGAACCTTCCGATCTTCAACCCTATGACTTCCCTCTCGATATTCTTTTTGAGGACGACGATATCATCGTAGTAAATAAACCGGCCGGTCTTGTTGTTCACCCCGCTGCTGGGCACGCGCAAGATACTCTTGTAAACGCCCTCCTTCATCACACGAAAAATCTTTCGATGAAATTTGGTGATAACAGACCAGGGATTGTTCATCGCCTGGATAAAGAAACGAGT carries:
- a CDS encoding hypothetical protein (COG0484 DnaJ-class molecular chaperone with C-terminal Zn finger domain) — translated: MQASSRYNYYEILEVPSNAPQHEVTAAYERARLTYSGDNPAIYTIFSEHEARELLHLIEEAYQVLGNKILRNIYDQRLMSGQSPQSDLSYQSILEASKLVYPEPKAEKIPVVFKKDDQFEKEISQQKNWDGKFLKKVREYKNLSVKQISETTKINSFYVTAIEEMEPSNLPAQVFVRGYVVQMAKSLGLDDKTVADSYMKNFRNLEN